Within Anopheles nili chromosome 3, idAnoNiliSN_F5_01, whole genome shotgun sequence, the genomic segment TATCATCCTTTTTAATCATGTCATAATGAATGCGTGAACCAGGATTCTATTGAAAAGATGCGATCATAGATATGCTGAGTACGTGTTTGGGAATTGTAGATATTTGGATGAGGTGATTAAATATGTGTATATCAGTAGTCACCGGCATTTAGCTCAGATTTGTTCACTCCAAATGAATATCCCTGTGTTTGTTATACTTCGTTGCTTTCCTATGTAGTTAGATAAGAATTTATATCAACAGACATACAATTTACATTAATGTTTTCTTACAAACTTTCGTTAATGTTTTTctgaaaggaaaaatattaaACCCTCTAACctttaaaacaaatgcaaaaaaaaacaaatggaaacacTTATTTCGTTGTTATTCAAATTGACTGGCAAAAGGTTCAAAGTTCCGCAGTATTCGGGACACAGCCGTTTACAGCAGCACCACTAGGAATACATAGCCTTGAGCTAGAGGAATATAAGTTATAGGAATCCTTCATTCATTCGCATCAATCTTACTTTCAGTACGTACCACAAGCAGTTTTTAGTGGTTATTCATTTGAGCGTACAAGACTTAAGCCATCAAACGCAGCCAGGATCGGTAAAATTCAACCATCTATAAACTACTTACCTTCTCATTTGCGTTTGTATGATCGTTTGAACGTAACATGTGCTGCATAACATGTAAATACTAAACTAAGACAAAATATTACAGCACTACGGTAGCGTTAATCAAAATACGATAATACGAATTAAATGGCGTTTGAGAAGAGTAAAAAAAGTGGAATAATAGAAACTTGATCTACTTTTATGATGCCCTTtctaataaataaacacacggGAATGCTAAAACTATAGACATTAaacttcgaaaaaaaaataagttaaTAAAAGTACAGCCTTAAACTATTAAACTATTGAACAATATCTTGCAATGAATTTCATAAGTGCGTCGAATTTAGCCAGCCTCGCGATTAATTTGAACACTTTAATTggatatttgttttttatttgcaatctATTCACCGATATATTGTTGATTTGGTCAAATGCTGCCTTTTACGATACGCAAACGTAAGAATGTACACAGTAAACAACTGATTAAATTAGCTTATATCCTCAACCATGGAAATCAGTTAAAGCTTACCCAACATGAAATTGTATGAAAATCACCCACTCTGCAGTCACTTCTTCAGTTCACCCGGTACGTTCTATTACCAAAGCcgtaataatttaaattaaattaaataatcacAAGGAATGTCAGACATCTCCCTTCAGATGTAGCAAATTGAAACGAACGGATgggagatgaaaattaaaagtaaaccTTGTTCGTTAAAGACTAGATGTTGCATAAATGCAAATCTCTAGAAAAGTCAACAGATGAAGAAAGAATGCCTCGTAAAAGCAATAGTTGTTCATTGGTATGATTGAACTGTTGATATACGAAATGCACCAGCTGACGTCATCAGTGGTGCCCCATACCGGTCCGCTTAGAGAGCAATAACGAGGTGACGAAACGGGCAATCTTTTCGTACGCCATGAACATTAGGGCTGCTGTGAGGACTGTTTGCAGCAACTTCGCTTCCAACCCACGAAACAACCCGGACACGCCTTGACGCTTCAGGATGATAAGCAACATTTGTACTGTGTCAACATCAGGCGGCAGGTTGAGGCTCTGGTCACCGTTCCCGTGCCGTAACTTGGTTTGAACGAGCTGTAATGGATAGGTCAGTACGGTAGCAATCATCTTCGCGATAGCGCCAATACTGAAGAACGCGACCGCGGACGGAGTTTTGGAAGTTCCCCCTGCCGTGAGTCGGCGCTTAAGCGCCTCGTACACCATGAACTGCATGGCGGGATTTATGACCAGCATGAGCGATGGCATGGCACCGGCCCACAACCCTCGAACGCCTTCCGTCCTGGCGATGTACTGCAAGCCATCAAGCAAACCGTCGTATTGAACGTTGGAGTGAACTTCGCTGTGGCTGTTTCTGGACTTTTGGCCCAGTCCCTTCATCTTCAGTCGAGTGTTGACTACCCAAAAGGGTGTCGTCGACAGTACGTTGACAACACCAGCCAAAGAACCGAGCAGCAGATCGCCGAGCGCAGATTGTCCCATACTTCCTCCGGCTCGCAGTGCTTTCAGGCTGTGAAACGTGTAGAAGTAGACAAAATTGGAAATGCATAGACTCTCTAGCACCGGCACCAGCCCACGATACAACGTGTTGAAGCCCTCCTCATCGATCAGATTTCGCAGCACTCTCCACGTGCTCAGTGCTTTTCGGCGTTCGGGTGATTCCACTGAAAAGTAAAACGCGAAGTTAATGTGCTGAAACGCTTATCAAACCCTTTCCACGGTTTACACAGGGGAAAGCATGGATTTGTGATAAGAACAGCACCATTGATTTACAATCTTTTTGTTAATCCTTCGACACATAGATTTCAGTGAATTTCCTGTATCGAAGCCCAACAGGCGGTCAATATTTACGTAATGGAGTACGGTATAATGAAACACAGTGCTTCTAACTGTGTACTTACACTGTAAACGACTACGTACGGTGTCCAGTGGGTAGAAAGCTGACATAGCTATCACACTTCcctgcaaaaacaaacattttttacTGCGGGCAATCATGTCTTATGAATAATAATTCGAGTAGCGAATTCCTACCGCTGATCCAGATACAGCGTGCACCCATGACTGGTAGCTAAATACTTGTTTCAGCTTCGATTGTGACATGTTTTTTAAAGATTAGCACAACAGTTTTGAGCACTTTGCAGACCGTTTGTGGGACAATTCTCGTGAGGTTCTGCTTCTAGAATTACCCTCTCATAGCGAACTTCGTGTTGACCTTCTTCGGACGAAGTAATTGACAGAACTTGAGTggcaccacaaaaaaacagtGTGCTCCCCTTGCTCGTTTGCCTGTACCAACGCCCTAGAGTCGTTAGATTAGCCGTGCGAATTAATAGCAACCCCTCACCTTACAAAACCGTGTCGGATGAGATGTTTTTACAACTCATGTCAAAGAGTCATGTCAATTTTAGCAGGCATGCAGACTTGCTTAAAATGATTCGGAAATCAAAAATTCCGAATCAACCCAAAATGAagtattttcaaaatattactTTGAGATTTCGCTTTCCAATAAAGTTGTGGAAGaggcatttatttatattatgaaaatatgttttacattCCAAGTGTGTTAGAGAAACTGCTCGAAATAGAAATACGGCTTATAATTGGCTTAAACCAAATTTGACAGAATTCTAATGTGACAGTTCCCATCTTGTGGAGAAGTGTGATGTTTTCGTAAAGTATAGCTCAAGAAACTTGTGCATGCTACGCTATTTCCAACCACAACCGGGAGTGTTATACAATAAAGTACTACGTAAAACAGGCTAGGGAGCATGTGGAAAGTGCTGCACGAAGTGTGCCTGTTTGGCAGCCTGAGCAGATGTAAACGTACTACTTTTCATCTGGCCGGTAGTACATGTTCCCGTACGTTCAGTTCCAGTGGCTCATCCGACGGTGAACCATACATGAGTTATGGTAAGTTCGCTAAACATGCCTAATCCAGTGTCTTAAATTACCTTTAATGAATTCACGCTGTATCTATACATAACGACAGATAAAGATCCCGCACCAGCGTTCATTAGGGATGATGTTCAGAAGCTCCTGAAATCAATAACACGCCTGGAGTTGGATAAGGTTTTTCGCAAACGTTCGGTAAAAGATAATACAGTGCAGTATAAATTCATGACGGATGACCAGTTGCGTCAGGAGCTGTTGCAATCTCTAGCCCATGCACAGGAATTGCTTCAAATGCCACCAGTAGTGCAAGAAAAGAAGGACAACTGTAAGGTAATATCTAGAGATGGGGCATTGAAATCGCTTTCCTCGTCCAAAATGGTGTTCACCGATATTACTTACGGGTTAAAGAATAACCAGCGCTCAATTGTGGTGCGCCATCCCGACGGTACACTGCAAGAGGCTCCATACGAGGTGAGAAAACGTTTAAATCAGATCTACTTCCCACTCACCGGCCGTTCTATACACCTGCCGCCAATGTTTGAGAAAGAGCATTTGAGTCGTTTGCTTGAATCGGGAAAGTATGAGTTCGTTCTCGATCGGACGTGCGTACAATTTGAACCGTATGAGCGGGAATATCATCGCCTTACTGCAAGCGTATATCAGCATGTTAATGAGACTAGATCCTTCGATGCACTTCGTTCTACACGACATTTCGGTCCGTTTGTGTTCTTCCTCGCCTGGCATAAGTTAATCGATGATTTATTACTCGATATGATCAAACGAGATTACTTGCGTAATGGTGTTGAGCTGATGGCACTATTTTCGACGTTGCACGATGTTCCTCTGGATTCTGGGGTAAAACAAGTTCTCCTTCAACCCGAAATGCCTGCTCTATTTGAAACATCAGAAAAATCTATAGACGATCTTAAACAAGATGAACAATTTCTGGGTGCGATAGAGCAATTTGTGAACGAACATGGTATCAAAAAAGTACAACTTAACCTTGCAATACAGGCGTATCGAGAAATTGCAACTGAAAAACTGCAATTAGCACAAGGCATTCGAAGGATGCATGGAGACAGTTGAACAAAAAGCTTAAGCTGAAACGTATAGTGTATCTacgataaataaaacagtaaaaaaactACTTGCTTCTATAGAGCGTATTCATAGACAGTGCTAATCCATATTATATTGCAgaaatattttgcaatgcaTTTTGCCTGTTTCGTTACACATATCATTACCCATTACAGAATTCTTTCTCATAATTGGGTAATTATCAAGTAATTTGGGAGCAAGGATTGTTCGGGGTCAATAACTTTACCAATATAGTACTTGCAGAGCTGGCGAACTGGGAACTCCGAGCTTTCTCTGTCCATTTTAATATGCCTATTTATATATACCTGACCATTTGTATGTATACCATTAGAAAACTCATTTTTTAAAGCCAATTTTTACAAATGTTTGGTATATATCATTCAGCTTACGGTACGAAACAAGAGTCTAGCATTCGGAGCCTAATTGTATTGTTCtgtaatttgaattttttctcCAAAATCTTAGTTATTGACAATAACTAAGACGATAGGTAAAGATAGTCCATAAGTTCTATACACGACTTTGCTTGAGCAAATATAATCgtcatttaaaaaacatgTGAATTAATGCCACGAACCACGTGCGTGCCATTTTATGTACCATGCTTTTtaagataaaaattaaaacataattagCAGCAGACTTCGAAAGATTTATGCAAAGGTTATAATGAACTTACAAAATATAACAAATTGATATAGCTTAACTTTAACTACTTTAGCGCAGTGATAATAGTTTGAACTGAGAAGCTCCAGACTAGCTGTAGGATGGTTCCCAAAAATATACAGAGTAGAATATAGTTCTTACTATCTTGTCAATATTATGTATTGTAACAATTCATTGAATAGGTTTTAAAAATGTGCCAATCTTTTATCTAAAAtaagatttattatttttgtatattACGTTATGTAAATGTCCATAGAAGACACGCTGTAGCAAATATTATGACAATTTTATACAGGGTTGCGGTAAACTTCACGATAGCCATTTTTTATGGATTTTGCCTGAAGCCTACAGTAGATTTATTATTTGAGAAATTAAAATCAGCTATGTTGAATACAAAAGGAGTTTAATCCCAGCTccgatttgatttgaattttatgcaaatcgattgttttgaGCACAGTCATCAACCAAAATTATTAAGGATATTATGCTTCCGCCCGGATCAGCTCGAAtggacgaaaaataaacagatCTGCTCGATCTGCTTTTGGCAACACGATTGATGGAGTTTCGTGGtagcaaaaaataagaagaacaaaaagaagcgcaGGAGCAGAAAGTGTCAAGAAATTGTAACAAAAGCGAATAGCCGAAAGTTAATTTAGTTATTTATAacacgaatgaaaaaatataagTGAAAAGAATGTAAACGTCAGCGCGGCGGTGAAATATTTTGCGAGTGAAAAAGGTTTTACGTCCCGGAAGGCTCGCGGCAAGCGCTCGAGATGgatgcaccaccaccgatcgatgtTTACGATGTCATCAATCAAAAGGAATGCGGAATATGTCTCACGCGCCGTACGGAACAGATCTGCTTTGATATGTTCATGCCGCGAGAGGAAGACCCCAAAGAGATGCCGTATTTGATTTGGAAGCATGTCGACTTGCAGTTCCCGCAGGAAACGGGcaaacatttcatttgccGCGACTGCTCAAACGCTCT encodes:
- the LOC128724610 gene encoding peroxisomal membrane protein PMP34; the encoded protein is MSQSKLKQVFSYQSWVHAVSGSAGSVIAMSAFYPLDTVRSRLQLESPERRKALSTWRVLRNLIDEEGFNTLYRGLVPVLESLCISNFVYFYTFHSLKALRAGGSMGQSALGDLLLGSLAGVVNVLSTTPFWVVNTRLKMKGLGQKSRNSHSEVHSNVQYDGLLDGLQYIARTEGVRGLWAGAMPSLMLVINPAMQFMVYEALKRRLTAGGTSKTPSAVAFFSIGAIAKMIATVLTYPLQLVQTKLRHGNGDQSLNLPPDVDTVQMLLIILKRQGVSGLFRGLEAKLLQTVLTAALMFMAYEKIARFVTSLLLSKRTGMGHH
- the LOC128724543 gene encoding 28S ribosomal protein S22, mitochondrial, which gives rise to MWKVLHEVCLFGSLSRCKRTTFHLAGSTCSRTFSSSGSSDGEPYMSYDKDPAPAFIRDDVQKLLKSITRLELDKVFRKRSVKDNTVQYKFMTDDQLRQELLQSLAHAQELLQMPPVVQEKKDNCKVISRDGALKSLSSSKMVFTDITYGLKNNQRSIVVRHPDGTLQEAPYEVRKRLNQIYFPLTGRSIHLPPMFEKEHLSRLLESGKYEFVLDRTCVQFEPYEREYHRLTASVYQHVNETRSFDALRSTRHFGPFVFFLAWHKLIDDLLLDMIKRDYLRNGVELMALFSTLHDVPLDSGVKQVLLQPEMPALFETSEKSIDDLKQDEQFLGAIEQFVNEHGIKKVQLNLAIQAYREIATEKLQLAQGIRRMHGDS